Proteins from a single region of Pseudarthrobacter sp. NIBRBAC000502772:
- a CDS encoding carbon-nitrogen hydrolase family protein, whose protein sequence is MVFDMSGYGRVGLSICYDAWFPEHSRHLAWMGAELVLNVVQTPTNDRVQEVVISQANAIVNQNFVASVNAAGPHGVGRSLLVDPEGRVRISATGPEDATLVDVIDLDQVANVRQHGTAGVTRPWDQFAENDDTIPLPLYAGQLDPRLWRQTNSPSTPTNLSTAPA, encoded by the coding sequence GTGGTCTTCGATATGAGCGGCTATGGCCGCGTCGGTTTGTCGATTTGCTACGACGCGTGGTTCCCCGAACACAGCAGGCACCTGGCGTGGATGGGGGCAGAGCTCGTCCTCAACGTTGTCCAGACCCCGACCAACGATCGTGTGCAGGAAGTTGTTATCAGCCAGGCCAACGCAATCGTCAACCAGAACTTCGTCGCAAGTGTGAACGCAGCGGGCCCGCACGGGGTCGGCCGTAGTCTCCTGGTTGACCCTGAAGGCCGTGTGCGAATCTCTGCTACGGGGCCCGAAGACGCAACTTTGGTCGATGTCATCGACCTGGATCAGGTAGCAAATGTCCGTCAGCATGGCACCGCGGGCGTCACCCGCCCCTGGGACCAGTTCGCTGAAAACGACGACACCATTCCATTGCCGCTCTACGCGGGCCAGCTTGATCCCCGCCTCTGGCGGCAGACCAACTCCCCGTCAACCCCGACCAACCTCAGCACTGCCCCAGCCTAA
- a CDS encoding APC family permease, with translation MSAENIKLTPKLSLLSVVVFGLAYMAPGIVMSIFGVISSTSDGTAPTAFALATAAMLLTALSYAKMAKIFPNSGSAYVYARRLLDSRVGFLVGWAILLDYLFLPTVAWLFQSFYLAAQFPDIPVWAWLALNAGLTTIINVTGIVLTDRVNKTLTLLVVTLIGIFIAYCLAYLGGNPTPSFTDPFWNNATTVGSVAAAAAIAAYAFLGFDAVSTLSEETKDAKRNIPRAILLTVLVGGILFVLVSYIMQLVHPGGDFEEAATAAYALQVLVGGQFYANITNILFIVGGFASGLAIQASTSRLLYVMGRDGVLPRRLFGRLNPRTKTPIFNLVLVGAVAMLALNISLEIATSFINFGAFLAFTAVNLCVIAYFIRSRRQDKKLSIIGFIVLPILGAAVDIYLLTQLSPIAITIGCCWIGLGMLYLVFLTKGFRKEPPEMRLQDQEGQPDEPTNVQHPYGDHTLSTKHSAAQAPPTEI, from the coding sequence ATGTCCGCTGAGAACATAAAACTCACCCCCAAGCTTTCCCTGCTGTCGGTGGTCGTGTTCGGCTTGGCCTATATGGCCCCGGGAATCGTGATGTCGATCTTCGGTGTGATCTCCTCCACCAGCGACGGAACAGCCCCGACAGCATTCGCCCTCGCCACTGCCGCCATGCTGCTGACGGCTCTCAGCTACGCGAAAATGGCCAAGATCTTTCCGAACTCTGGATCGGCCTACGTGTATGCGCGACGGCTGCTCGATTCCCGCGTTGGCTTCCTTGTCGGGTGGGCAATCCTCCTCGACTACCTCTTCCTTCCCACCGTGGCCTGGCTCTTCCAGTCGTTCTACCTCGCAGCACAGTTTCCCGACATCCCCGTCTGGGCCTGGCTCGCTCTGAACGCAGGACTGACAACGATCATCAACGTCACGGGCATCGTGCTCACCGACCGTGTCAACAAGACCCTGACCCTTCTGGTCGTTACCCTCATTGGCATTTTCATCGCCTACTGTCTGGCCTACCTCGGGGGAAATCCGACTCCGTCGTTCACGGACCCCTTCTGGAACAATGCAACCACGGTCGGCAGTGTCGCTGCCGCGGCTGCCATCGCTGCCTACGCATTCCTGGGATTCGACGCCGTCAGCACACTCAGCGAAGAAACCAAAGACGCCAAACGCAACATTCCCCGGGCGATCCTCCTGACCGTCCTCGTCGGCGGAATACTCTTTGTCCTCGTCTCCTACATCATGCAGCTCGTTCACCCTGGCGGAGACTTCGAGGAAGCAGCGACCGCGGCATACGCCCTGCAGGTTCTCGTCGGCGGGCAGTTCTACGCCAACATCACCAATATCCTCTTCATCGTCGGTGGGTTCGCGTCCGGGCTCGCCATCCAGGCCAGCACCAGCCGACTCCTCTACGTCATGGGCCGCGACGGAGTCCTACCCCGACGGCTCTTCGGCCGCCTCAACCCCCGAACCAAAACGCCAATCTTCAACCTGGTCCTCGTCGGTGCCGTGGCCATGCTGGCACTGAACATCTCCTTGGAAATCGCAACCTCCTTCATCAACTTCGGGGCCTTCCTGGCATTCACAGCCGTCAACCTCTGCGTCATCGCCTACTTCATTCGAAGCCGCCGACAAGACAAAAAGCTATCGATCATTGGTTTCATCGTCCTACCAATCCTGGGCGCCGCCGTCGACATTTACCTGCTTACCCAGCTGAGTCCTATCGCGATCACCATCGGCTGCTGCTGGATCGGCCTGGGCATGCTCTACCTCGTCTTCCTCACCAAAGGATTCCGCAAGGAACCACCAGAGATGCGTCTCCAAGACCAAGAGGGCCAGCCGGACGAACCCACTAATGTTCAGCATCCATACGGGGACCACACATTGTCAACCAAGCACAGCGCCGCACAGGCGCCGCCCACCGAAATCTAA
- a CDS encoding Rid family detoxifying hydrolase, whose amino-acid sequence MPNGLLFLSGQTPIDPQTGQLISGGIEEQTARVFDNLGLVLEAAGSSWRHVVKVNVFLVDMDDFAAMNAVYARYFDGQYPARTTVAVAGLPLRARVEIELQAMRRVG is encoded by the coding sequence ATGCCAAATGGTCTGCTGTTCCTCTCGGGTCAGACGCCCATCGACCCGCAGACCGGGCAGCTGATCAGCGGCGGCATCGAGGAGCAGACGGCACGCGTCTTCGACAACCTCGGCCTCGTCCTCGAGGCGGCCGGCAGCAGCTGGCGCCATGTCGTCAAGGTCAACGTCTTCCTCGTCGACATGGACGACTTCGCAGCGATGAACGCCGTGTACGCAAGGTACTTCGACGGCCAGTACCCCGCGCGCACGACGGTCGCAGTCGCCGGGCTCCCGCTCAGGGCGCGCGTCGAGATCGAACTGCAGGCGATGCGCCGCGTGGGGTGA
- a CDS encoding Mu transposase C-terminal domain-containing protein: MLFQGQRFLAPTLGPFVGHTVTIRCARDIFEIHVYNHDTFICIAIDEARPNLRLSLRDSEPARRARPRELRRTVNERIPVLVTRDHYHPVKQPCACCRIKCVLEFDRALLCKVHF, from the coding sequence ATGCTCTTTCAAGGCCAGCGCTTTCTCGCCCCAACCCTTGGCCCATTCGTCGGACACACCGTGACGATCCGCTGTGCCCGCGACATCTTCGAAATCCACGTCTACAACCACGACACCTTCATCTGTATCGCCATCGACGAAGCCCGCCCCAATCTCCGGCTCAGCCTTCGGGACAGCGAACCCGCCCGCAGAGCCCGTCCTCGCGAGCTTCGCCGCACCGTCAACGAACGGATACCCGTCCTCGTTACCCGTGACCATTATCATCCCGTGAAACAGCCCTGCGCTTGTTGTCGAATTAAGTGCGTTCTAGAGTTTGACCGAGCTTTGCTCTGCAAGGTTCATTTTTGA
- a CDS encoding MalY/PatB family protein, with protein sequence MLNTSNGSALATPVTAHWNPLEDLTLEQLRRRGSMKWATYPADVLPLWVADMDVRLAPAIASALHQAIDDGDTGYPAGTGLAEAFKGFAARRWQWNDIDLDRVARIPDVMMGAVQVLRLVTEPGDAVVVNTPVYAPYFAFVPNDGRKIVEAPLGDEGRIDLDALSEAFQRARASSQNVAYLLCNPHNPTGTVHTAEELRGVAELARRHGVRVVADEIHAPLVLPGATFTPYLSVPGAEDAFSLTSAAKGWNLAGLKAALVVAGPEAAADLHRLPAEVILGSSYLGVIAHTAAFTAGEEWLDSLIAALAVNRGLLTQLTTEHLPEVTFKAPEATYLAWLDCRALGFEIEEKTEGIAFASDLAGPAKMFLDEGRVAVSSGHIFGSGGSGHVRLNYATSGAILSEALRRMGQAAHTAR encoded by the coding sequence ATGTTGAACACATCGAACGGATCAGCCCTCGCAACACCCGTTACCGCTCACTGGAATCCCCTCGAGGACCTCACACTTGAGCAGCTGCGGCGGCGGGGGAGCATGAAATGGGCAACGTACCCGGCCGATGTGCTGCCATTGTGGGTTGCCGACATGGATGTCCGGCTGGCCCCGGCCATCGCCTCCGCGCTTCATCAAGCGATCGATGACGGTGACACCGGCTATCCTGCAGGAACCGGCCTCGCCGAAGCCTTCAAAGGTTTCGCGGCCCGCCGGTGGCAGTGGAACGATATTGATCTGGACAGGGTTGCCAGAATCCCCGATGTGATGATGGGGGCGGTTCAGGTCCTCCGACTCGTCACCGAACCCGGTGACGCGGTGGTCGTAAACACCCCTGTATATGCCCCCTACTTCGCTTTCGTGCCCAACGACGGACGAAAGATTGTTGAAGCGCCGCTCGGAGACGAAGGCCGGATCGACCTTGACGCCCTCAGCGAGGCGTTCCAGCGCGCACGCGCATCCAGCCAGAATGTCGCCTACCTCCTGTGCAACCCGCACAATCCAACCGGGACCGTGCACACCGCGGAAGAACTACGTGGCGTTGCCGAACTCGCGCGCCGACACGGAGTCCGGGTTGTGGCCGACGAAATCCATGCCCCGCTCGTGCTGCCGGGTGCCACCTTCACGCCCTACCTGAGTGTTCCCGGCGCTGAAGATGCCTTCTCGCTGACCTCCGCGGCCAAGGGATGGAATCTTGCCGGGCTCAAAGCCGCCCTGGTGGTTGCAGGTCCGGAAGCTGCCGCGGACCTGCACCGCTTGCCTGCGGAAGTCATCCTCGGCTCCAGCTATCTCGGAGTCATTGCCCACACGGCCGCCTTCACAGCCGGGGAAGAATGGCTCGACAGCCTCATCGCCGCCCTGGCTGTCAACCGGGGCCTGCTCACCCAGCTGACCACGGAACATCTGCCGGAGGTCACGTTCAAGGCACCTGAGGCGACCTACCTGGCCTGGTTGGATTGCCGTGCTCTTGGATTTGAGATCGAAGAAAAGACCGAAGGCATCGCCTTTGCCAGCGATCTGGCCGGTCCGGCGAAAATGTTCCTTGACGAAGGCCGAGTCGCGGTAAGCTCAGGCCACATCTTCGGCAGCGGTGGATCCGGCCATGTCCGCTTGAATTATGCGACTTCCGGGGCCATCCTCAGTGAAGCCCTCAGGCGAATGGGACAAGCAGCCCACACCGCCCGGTGA
- a CDS encoding transcriptional regulator: MDSETINTVLELLVAPLQAALPQPTEVVLHDLQRIPNTVRAIAGDVTRRRIGDPPTDKLLERLAVGDYRHEIGYRSQLPDGRILQSTTIIYTDRNGHAAAALCLNADVSAWVSVRTVMDRFVLGFDGTSAHPSSPDRDRPSPDGPRGTRDSEYFPHSVEELSARLVDAAIASVGVPVIEMRKEQKIQVVAELERRGFFLVKQAAESAAAALSVTRFTIYNYLNQISGTAEEISDTAAETA; encoded by the coding sequence ATGGACTCCGAGACGATCAACACCGTCCTGGAGCTCCTGGTTGCGCCGCTCCAAGCGGCTCTGCCGCAACCCACCGAGGTGGTACTGCACGACCTACAGCGCATCCCGAACACGGTCAGGGCCATCGCCGGAGACGTTACCCGTCGCCGGATCGGGGACCCGCCCACCGATAAGCTCCTCGAACGGCTGGCTGTCGGAGACTATAGGCACGAGATCGGCTACCGCTCCCAACTGCCGGACGGGCGCATCCTTCAAAGCACCACCATCATCTACACCGACCGGAACGGCCATGCGGCGGCCGCGCTCTGCCTGAACGCCGATGTCTCGGCATGGGTCTCCGTGCGTACGGTGATGGACCGCTTCGTCCTCGGGTTCGACGGCACCTCCGCCCATCCGTCCTCCCCGGACCGGGACCGGCCATCCCCTGACGGGCCGCGAGGAACACGCGACAGCGAGTACTTCCCGCACAGCGTTGAAGAACTCAGCGCCCGCCTGGTGGACGCCGCTATCGCATCCGTCGGGGTCCCTGTTATAGAGATGCGCAAAGAACAGAAAATACAGGTCGTCGCCGAACTGGAACGACGCGGCTTCTTCTTGGTCAAACAGGCCGCAGAGAGCGCCGCGGCTGCCCTGTCCGTCACCCGCTTCACCATTTACAACTACCTCAACCAGATCAGCGGCACCGCCGAAGAAATTAGCGACACCGCTGCGGAAACTGCTTAG
- a CDS encoding IS481 family transposase, giving the protein MSHANALLTPKGRLRLARCVVEDGWPLRRAAERFQVSVTTAARWAVRYRAHGEDGMEDLSSRPASSPRRTSVRRERRIIAIRVNRRWGPARIGFLLGIHPSTVHRVLSRFGLARLSWLDRATGRVIRRYEHHSPGELVHVDIKKLGRIPDGGGHRSLGRAAGTRNKTGTAGNRRPGYAFLHNAVDDHSRLAYTEILTDEKKETAAGFWERANTYFESHGVTVKRVLTDNGSCYRSSAFKDALGPEIKHKRTRPYRPQTNGKVERYNRTMLDEWAYAHPYRSEAERVAAFADWLHHYNHHRGHTSLKGQPPISRVTNLSGQYTRQRPVLGMP; this is encoded by the coding sequence ATGTCCCATGCTAACGCGCTCCTGACGCCGAAGGGCAGGCTCCGGCTGGCCCGGTGCGTGGTCGAGGACGGGTGGCCCCTTCGCCGGGCGGCTGAACGATTCCAGGTGTCTGTTACGACAGCGGCGCGCTGGGCCGTTCGTTACCGGGCCCATGGGGAGGACGGGATGGAAGACCTTTCCAGTCGGCCCGCCAGCTCGCCGCGACGGACCTCCGTGCGGCGGGAGCGCCGGATCATCGCGATCAGGGTGAACCGCCGGTGGGGGCCGGCCAGGATCGGCTTTTTACTGGGCATCCATCCCTCCACGGTGCACCGGGTCCTCTCCCGGTTCGGGCTGGCCAGGCTGTCCTGGCTGGACCGCGCCACGGGCAGAGTGATCCGCCGCTACGAGCACCACAGCCCCGGGGAACTGGTCCACGTCGACATCAAGAAACTCGGCCGGATCCCTGACGGCGGCGGCCACCGTAGCCTTGGCAGGGCTGCCGGCACGCGCAACAAGACCGGCACCGCGGGCAACCGGCGCCCGGGCTACGCGTTCCTGCACAACGCCGTCGATGACCACTCCAGGCTCGCCTACACCGAGATCCTGACCGATGAGAAGAAGGAAACCGCAGCCGGATTCTGGGAACGCGCCAACACCTATTTTGAATCCCACGGGGTCACTGTGAAACGGGTCCTGACAGATAACGGCTCCTGTTACCGTTCCTCCGCGTTCAAAGACGCGCTGGGCCCGGAGATCAAACACAAACGCACCCGCCCGTACAGGCCGCAGACAAACGGCAAAGTCGAGCGCTACAACCGCACCATGCTCGACGAATGGGCCTACGCCCATCCTTACCGATCAGAGGCCGAGCGTGTTGCTGCCTTCGCCGACTGGCTCCATCACTACAATCATCATCGAGGCCACACCTCACTCAAAGGTCAGCCACCAATCAGCCGTGTTACTAACCTCTCAGGTCAATACACCAGACAGCGGCCTGTTTTGGGCATGCCATAG
- a CDS encoding DUF6036 family nucleotidyltransferase has protein sequence MAGGELTATQIRALLHELGRRLQAAGAHGDIKLVGGAALILQGIGNRPTADIDASYADPTIIHAVVAEMAAHYDLAPDWLNTNASAFVPENATWVDLEQPDGLTIQAADTETLLAMKIAAERDKDTLDIARLLRRLNITNAADAVDLAYDKYGEHSIPLAAGRDNYLIVVDDALDAATTLQSETNK, from the coding sequence ATGGCCGGCGGAGAACTCACCGCCACACAAATCCGGGCCCTCCTCCATGAACTCGGCAGGCGCCTGCAGGCCGCCGGCGCCCACGGCGATATCAAGCTAGTCGGCGGTGCCGCCCTCATCCTCCAAGGCATCGGTAACCGCCCGACAGCAGACATCGACGCCAGCTACGCCGACCCAACCATCATCCACGCCGTCGTCGCTGAAATGGCCGCGCACTACGACCTCGCGCCCGACTGGCTCAACACCAACGCGTCAGCCTTCGTCCCCGAGAACGCCACCTGGGTCGACCTCGAACAGCCCGACGGACTCACCATCCAGGCCGCCGACACCGAAACGCTCCTGGCCATGAAAATCGCCGCCGAACGCGACAAAGACACCCTCGACATCGCCCGGCTCCTGCGCCGACTCAACATCACCAACGCCGCCGACGCCGTCGACCTCGCCTACGACAAATACGGCGAACACTCCATCCCCCTCGCCGCCGGACGCGACAACTACCTCATCGTCGTCGACGACGCCCTCGACGCGGCCACCACGCTCCAGTCCGAAACCAACAAATGA
- a CDS encoding helix-turn-helix transcriptional regulator — MTLESTIETPAEAGAIIRARRIHRGLSQQTLADMAGVSRKFLIDLEAGHDRAELGKTLAVMAALGLTLAATDPFPRGSDFDPARRDYATTFTRLIAERDYEFAIKMLADYATASLTAGKPLLQRSPRLKDPHWTAALAGITNYTAHRLGQPAPSWTRRIKSLDAAWLPAESYRTIREPMKELTRAQTPPELAALNVFIRERSLATAWPAENSPPHKSGPSSMNSAGACRPPAPTAISS; from the coding sequence ATGACATTGGAAAGTACCATTGAGACCCCCGCAGAAGCCGGCGCCATCATCCGCGCCCGCCGCATACACCGCGGACTGTCGCAGCAAACCCTTGCCGATATGGCCGGAGTGTCACGGAAGTTCCTCATCGATCTGGAAGCCGGCCACGACCGCGCCGAACTCGGCAAAACCCTGGCCGTCATGGCCGCCCTCGGCCTGACCTTGGCCGCTACGGATCCTTTCCCCCGCGGCAGCGACTTCGACCCGGCACGGCGCGACTACGCGACAACATTCACGCGCCTCATCGCCGAACGGGACTATGAGTTCGCAATCAAAATGCTCGCCGACTACGCCACCGCATCCCTCACCGCCGGCAAGCCGCTGCTCCAACGCAGCCCCCGCCTCAAAGACCCGCACTGGACAGCAGCCCTCGCCGGAATCACCAACTACACCGCACACCGCCTCGGCCAACCCGCGCCATCCTGGACGCGACGGATCAAGTCCCTCGACGCGGCCTGGCTGCCAGCGGAGTCCTACCGCACCATCCGGGAACCCATGAAAGAACTCACCCGCGCCCAAACACCCCCGGAACTCGCCGCGTTGAACGTCTTCATCCGCGAACGCAGCCTGGCCACCGCATGGCCGGCGGAGAACTCACCGCCACACAAATCCGGGCCCTCCTCCATGAACTCGGCAGGCGCCTGCAGGCCGCCGGCGCCCACGGCGATATCAAGCTAG
- a CDS encoding NAD-dependent succinate-semialdehyde dehydrogenase — translation MSITHNQEDPLLASVPTGLLINGQWRPAASGKTFDVEDPATGKALMAIADAGVHDSLAALDAAAAAQGTWAKVPARERGEILRRAFELVTARAEDFALLMTLEMGKPLAEARGEVTYAAEFLRWFAEEAVRTSGRYSVSPEGKSRLLVTKKPVGPCLLITPWNFPLAMTTRKIAPAVAAGCTMILKPAKLTPLTSQLLAALMQEAGLPAGVLNVIPSTTAGATTGPLIKDTRLRKLSFTGSTEIGRRLLADASETVLRTSMELGGNAPFIVFEDADIDAAVTGAMLAKLRNMGEACTAANRFIVHKSVATQFIEKFAVKMADMTTARGTEPESKVGPLIDAKSRDKVHELVTDAIDSGAAAVIGGRPVDGPGYFYEPTILTGVTEGTRILSEEIFGPVAPIITFTTEDEAVRLANNTEYGLVAYVFTRDLNRGIRMGERLETGMLGLNTGVISNAAAPFGGIKQSGLGREGGHEGIEEYLYTQYIGVADPYAS, via the coding sequence TTGTCCATAACCCATAACCAAGAGGATCCGCTGTTGGCCTCTGTTCCGACCGGGCTCCTAATCAACGGGCAGTGGCGCCCGGCGGCGTCGGGTAAGACGTTCGACGTCGAAGACCCCGCCACCGGCAAGGCCCTCATGGCCATCGCTGACGCAGGAGTCCACGACAGCCTCGCGGCCCTGGACGCGGCCGCTGCCGCGCAGGGCACCTGGGCGAAGGTTCCGGCGCGTGAACGCGGGGAGATACTGCGCCGCGCCTTCGAGCTCGTCACCGCCCGCGCCGAGGACTTCGCTCTGCTCATGACCCTGGAAATGGGCAAACCACTGGCCGAGGCCCGAGGCGAGGTCACCTACGCCGCCGAATTCCTGCGCTGGTTCGCAGAAGAAGCCGTCCGCACCTCCGGCCGCTACTCGGTCTCCCCGGAGGGCAAATCCCGGCTCCTGGTCACCAAGAAGCCCGTGGGTCCCTGCCTGCTGATCACCCCGTGGAACTTCCCGCTGGCCATGACCACCCGGAAGATCGCCCCCGCCGTCGCCGCCGGCTGCACCATGATCCTCAAACCCGCCAAACTCACACCACTGACCTCCCAGCTCCTCGCCGCGCTCATGCAGGAAGCCGGACTGCCCGCCGGTGTCCTGAATGTCATCCCGTCCACCACCGCGGGCGCCACCACCGGTCCGCTCATCAAGGACACCCGGCTCCGCAAGCTCTCCTTCACCGGATCCACCGAGATCGGCCGCCGCCTGCTCGCCGACGCCTCCGAAACCGTGCTGCGCACCTCGATGGAACTCGGCGGCAACGCCCCGTTCATCGTCTTCGAAGACGCCGACATCGACGCCGCCGTCACCGGAGCGATGCTCGCCAAGCTGCGGAACATGGGCGAGGCCTGCACCGCCGCGAACCGGTTCATCGTCCACAAGTCCGTGGCAACCCAATTCATCGAAAAATTCGCCGTGAAAATGGCCGACATGACGACGGCCCGCGGCACGGAGCCGGAGTCCAAGGTCGGTCCCCTGATCGATGCGAAGAGCAGGGACAAAGTCCACGAACTCGTCACGGACGCCATCGACTCCGGCGCCGCCGCCGTGATCGGCGGCCGACCCGTGGACGGCCCGGGCTACTTCTACGAGCCCACCATCCTCACTGGCGTCACCGAAGGCACCCGCATCCTGTCCGAGGAAATCTTCGGACCCGTCGCCCCGATCATCACCTTCACCACCGAGGACGAGGCCGTCCGGCTCGCGAACAACACCGAGTACGGGCTGGTGGCGTACGTCTTCACCCGCGACCTGAACCGCGGCATCCGGATGGGCGAACGGCTCGAGACCGGCATGCTCGGCCTCAACACCGGCGTCATCTCCAACGCCGCCGCACCCTTCGGCGGCATCAAACAATCCGGGCTCGGCCGCGAAGGCGGCCACGAAGGCATCGAGGAATACCTCTACACCCAATACATAGGCGTAGCTGACCCTTACGCCAGCTAG
- a CDS encoding SDR family oxidoreductase yields the protein MERNLKGRVALVTGASSGIGASVVRRFLAAGARVHGVARRQEALNAVSPEHLLSGQFVAHALDVSDTAGARALAQRLSVEDPIDTLICAAGTNVPRRRFAELDDESFDHIMKINVYGVFTLLSATLDQLREKHGDVVIISSIAASWPDHSGAAYGASKSALLGLARGASRDEHGNGIRVCSILPGIVDTPILDLRPSPPPREVRDWAVHPDDVAEAAYCAVSLPPRTNIAEISVVATRLQSLGNTQAATPELPLSMRS from the coding sequence ATGGAGAGAAATCTTAAGGGCCGGGTGGCCCTCGTCACGGGGGCCAGCAGCGGAATCGGTGCCAGCGTAGTCCGCCGGTTCCTAGCAGCCGGCGCCCGGGTACATGGCGTAGCCCGTCGGCAGGAAGCCCTGAATGCGGTAAGCCCTGAACATCTTCTCAGCGGACAGTTTGTGGCGCATGCCCTGGACGTCTCGGACACGGCCGGGGCCCGGGCCCTCGCCCAGCGGCTCTCAGTCGAGGATCCCATCGACACCCTCATCTGCGCGGCCGGCACTAACGTTCCGCGCCGGCGCTTCGCGGAGCTTGACGACGAAAGCTTCGATCACATCATGAAGATCAACGTCTACGGAGTTTTCACCCTGTTGTCCGCTACCCTGGATCAGTTGCGTGAAAAGCACGGCGACGTCGTCATAATCTCGAGTATTGCTGCGAGCTGGCCCGACCACAGTGGTGCAGCTTACGGGGCGTCGAAGTCCGCACTTCTGGGTCTCGCCCGAGGCGCCTCCCGGGACGAGCACGGTAACGGCATCCGGGTGTGCAGCATCCTGCCTGGAATCGTAGACACCCCCATCCTTGACCTGCGTCCGAGCCCGCCACCCCGGGAGGTCAGAGACTGGGCAGTCCATCCGGACGACGTTGCCGAGGCGGCATATTGCGCAGTTAGCCTGCCACCCCGTACCAATATCGCCGAGATAAGTGTCGTGGCCACGCGGCTGCAGTCCCTGGGCAACACCCAGGCAGCGACGCCGGAGCTGCCCCTTAGCATGCGCAGCTGA
- a CDS encoding MFS transporter has product MTIVEQNPAQPQTAPGRIRLQRKSLLATGVGNLLEWFDWTIYTVASVYLAGSLFNSGNPMSSLLSTLAVFAVGFLMRPIGGLVFGPLADKWGRRKVLLTTMFLMAGASLGIALIPSYASIGSWASFLLLVARLVQGFAHGGEATTSYAYIAEIAPPKRRGLWSSTVFIAVGSGSLLATFFMALLTGVLSKTEMMEWGWRLPFAAGALLAVAALWLRRGMMESEHVATAPGGSAATPWSPRQVFRAGVKLFLYEAGSTLTYYTWVTSAAIYAIGVKGMDPGQAFFMSVIAQVVYIAFLPVSGWISDHWGRKATTLISLVGIAATVFPLWGLMSSEPWTLLVAQTVGLLLVAFITGSKPAAISEQIPTRYRTRIFGVSISLGVAVCGGTASYLSTWLYSIGSGWIFNVYVIAVAAVSSAVVLTWKNNKGVPLDQI; this is encoded by the coding sequence ATGACGATTGTTGAGCAGAATCCAGCCCAACCCCAGACAGCCCCCGGACGCATCCGGCTTCAACGTAAATCCTTGCTCGCCACGGGCGTAGGTAACCTGCTCGAATGGTTCGACTGGACCATTTACACGGTTGCGTCCGTATACCTGGCGGGCAGTCTCTTTAACTCCGGCAACCCGATGTCGTCACTCCTCAGCACACTGGCTGTCTTTGCCGTCGGCTTCCTCATGCGGCCCATCGGTGGACTCGTTTTTGGTCCCCTGGCCGATAAATGGGGACGTCGTAAAGTGCTGCTCACCACCATGTTCCTCATGGCTGGTGCGAGTTTGGGAATTGCCCTGATTCCGTCCTACGCGTCGATCGGCAGTTGGGCCTCCTTCCTGCTGCTTGTGGCACGACTGGTCCAGGGCTTTGCCCACGGCGGAGAGGCAACGACGTCGTACGCATATATCGCGGAGATTGCCCCGCCCAAGCGACGCGGCCTGTGGTCCAGCACAGTCTTCATAGCCGTAGGCTCCGGCTCCCTACTCGCTACCTTCTTCATGGCACTCCTAACTGGCGTCCTCAGCAAAACTGAAATGATGGAGTGGGGATGGCGGTTACCCTTCGCCGCTGGAGCCTTGCTCGCAGTGGCTGCATTGTGGTTGCGCCGGGGCATGATGGAAAGCGAGCACGTGGCCACCGCCCCCGGCGGCAGCGCGGCAACGCCATGGAGTCCCCGACAAGTCTTCCGGGCCGGGGTCAAGCTGTTCCTGTACGAGGCAGGCTCCACTTTGACCTATTACACCTGGGTGACCTCGGCGGCGATCTATGCCATTGGCGTCAAGGGGATGGATCCGGGTCAGGCTTTCTTCATGAGCGTGATCGCACAAGTGGTGTACATTGCGTTCCTGCCGGTTTCGGGATGGATCTCGGACCACTGGGGCCGCAAGGCAACGACCCTGATCTCCCTGGTCGGTATTGCAGCCACCGTTTTCCCCCTATGGGGTCTGATGTCGAGTGAGCCTTGGACGTTGCTGGTGGCTCAGACTGTCGGACTGTTGCTGGTTGCGTTCATCACAGGGTCTAAACCAGCCGCCATCTCCGAGCAGATCCCGACACGATACCGTACCCGCATTTTCGGAGTCTCAATCTCACTGGGTGTTGCTGTCTGCGGCGGAACGGCGTCCTACCTGAGTACATGGTTGTACTCGATCGGATCTGGTTGGATATTCAACGTCTACGTCATCGCTGTCGCAGCTGTATCCAGTGCTGTCGTTCTTACTTGGAAAAACAACAAAGGCGTCCCATTGGATCAGATTTAG